The following proteins are co-located in the Paracoccaceae bacterium Fryx2 genome:
- a CDS encoding DUF1524 domain-containing protein: MPGPHRQGISTAFATRPISSGNKGFSEKKAKFAEHTGLFLNKWFSERPQWTELEILERGERLADLAVARWAGLEAI; the protein is encoded by the coding sequence ATGCCCGGACCACACCGCCAGGGAATTTCCACAGCATTCGCGACACGACCCATTTCATCTGGCAATAAGGGTTTCTCAGAGAAAAAGGCCAAATTCGCGGAGCACACCGGGCTGTTTCTGAACAAGTGGTTTTCTGAACGACCCCAGTGGACCGAATTGGAAATCCTCGAGCGCGGCGAACGGCTCGCAGACTTGGCTGTTGCCCGCTGGGCTGGCCTAGAGGCCATCTAA